A window from Prionailurus viverrinus isolate Anna unplaced genomic scaffold, UM_Priviv_1.0 scaffold_42, whole genome shotgun sequence encodes these proteins:
- the CRYAA gene encoding alpha-crystallin A chain, with the protein MDIAIQHPWFKRALGPFYPSRLFDQFFGEGLFEYDLLPFLSSTISPYYRQSLFRTVLDSGISEVRSDRDKFVIFLDVKHFSPEDLTVKVLEDFVEIHGKHNERQDDHGYISREFHRRYRLPSNVDQSALSCSLSADGMLTFSGPKVPSGVDAGHSERAIPVSREEKPSSAPSS; encoded by the exons ATGGACATCGCCATCCAGCACCCCTGGTTCAAACGTGCGCTGGGCCCCTTCTACCCCAGCCGGCTGTTTGACCAGTTTTTCGGCGAGGGTCTCTTCGAGTACGACCTGCTGCCCTTCCTGTCCTCCACCATCAGCCCCTATTACCGCCAGTCCCTGTTCCGCACCGTGCTGGACTCCGGCATCTCCGAG GTCCGCTCTGACCGGGACAAGTTCGTCATCTTCCTGGACGTGAAGCACTTCTCCCCGGAGGACCTCACTGTGAAAGTGCTGGAGGACTTTGTGGAGATCCACGGCAAGCACAACGAGAGGCAG GACGACCATGGCTACATCTCCCGTGAGTTCCACCGCCGTTACCGTCTGCCTTCCAACGTGGACCAGTCGGCGCTCTCCTGCTCCCTGTCCGCGGATGGCATGCTGACCTTCTCTGGCCCCAAGGTCCCGTCTGGCGTGGATGCTGGCCACAGCGAGAGAGCCATCCCCGTGTCGCGGGAGGAGAAGCCCAGCTCTGCACCCTCGTCCTAA